Within Coffea arabica cultivar ET-39 chromosome 4e, Coffea Arabica ET-39 HiFi, whole genome shotgun sequence, the genomic segment CAAGGAAGTCAGCTAAAGCTTGAGCTTTTATGGCGGTGCGTGGCTCGTAGGACAAGTCATATTCTCCCAATTCGACAGCCCACTTGGTGAGGCGACCAGAAGCTTCGGGTCGCACCAATATTTGCCGAATGGGCTGGTCGGTCCTGACCGAGATGGGATGGGCTAAGAAGTAGGGTTTCAACCGCCGAGTTGCGTGGACGAGCCCCAGCACAAGTTTTTCCACTTGCGTGTATCGGGTCTCCGGCCCGCGGAGGGCTCTGCTGACGTAGTAGACCGGCACTTGGGTGCCCTCATCTCGGATGAGCACAGCGCTGACAGCCTCGTCGGCTGCGgagaggtagaggtagagcTTCTCCTCGGGCCGAGGTGAAGCGAGAGTTGGTAGGTGATGCAAGTACTGCTTCAGCTGGTCGAAAGCAGCCTGACACTCCTCAGTCCAGGCGAACTGGTCAGCATTTTTCAGCACCTTAAAGAAAGGCAGAGCTTTCTCGGCTGATTGGGACAGGAAGCGATTCAGCGCGGCCAGGCGTCCATTCAGCCGTTGGACTTCTCGGATGTTCCGAGGTGGGGACATGTCCTGAATGGTCTTCACCTTGTCGGGGTTGGCCTCGATTCCCCGGTGGGAAACCAGATACCCCAAGAATTTTCCCGAGGTGACGCCGAAAACGCACTTCTTGGGATTCAGCTTCATTCTCGAGTCTCGCAGGACACCAAAGACTTCCCTCACGTCTGACAGAAAGGATGAAGTGGCGAGGCTTTTAACGAGGATGTCATCCACATAGGCCTCCACATTGCGGCCGATCTGATTCTGGAAGAGTCGGTTGATCAGCCTTTGGTAGGTTGCCCCGGCGTTCTTTAGCCCGAAGGGCATGGTGGTGTAACAATAAGTACCTCGGTCGGTGTAGAACGCCGTTTTCTCTTGGTCCTCCTCACTCATTCCTATTTGATGGTACCCTTTGAAGGCATCTAGGAAGCAGAGGATTTCATACCCCATCGCCGCGTCGACGAGGGCGTCTATTCTCGGCAGAGGATAGCAATCTTTGGGGCAGGCCTTGTTGAGGTCGGTGAAGTCGACACACATTCTCCATCCACCGGTGTCCTTTTTGACCATGACTGGATTGGACAGCCAGGCGGGATATTGAACTTCGTGGATCATCTTGGCCGGCAAGAGCTTGTCGACCTCATCCGATATGGCCTGACTACGTTCGGGGCCGAAGTGCCTTCGTTTCTGTCGCACAGGTCGAGCCTGTGGGTCAACGTTGAGTTGGTGAATCATGAGCTCGGGTGGCACTCCGACCACTTCATCCGCGGACCACGCGAAGACGTCTCGGTGGTCTTTGATCAGGGAGATCATTTCTTCTTTCAGGGGTGAGGGTAGTCCAGCCCCTACTTGGACCACTTGGTCAGGTTTCGCTTCATCCACTACCACCAGTTCCACCTCATCCCCGGGCTCCAGCCTGTTGGGCTCTTCTGCCTTCTGAGGGTCGATGCAGTCTATGGAGAGGACCGCTGGCCTCTTTTCTTCTGACCTCGGTGAGGGCCGGGGGGTGACTGCTGCTTGAATGGTGGCGAGGTAGCACTCCCGGGCGGCGCCCACATCGCTGCTTATCTCGGCCACCCCCGCAGATGTTGGGAATTTAAAACTCAGGTGGTAGGTGGAGTATACGGCTCTCAAGGCATTGAGCGTGGGCCGGCCTATCAACATATTGTAGGGGGAGTCTGCTTTGACCACCGCAAAACTGACAGGCACAGTTCGGCAGCGTGGATGACGCCCGATTGTTACTACCAGGGTCAACATGCCTTCCGGGTGGACGACGTGTCCCCCGAATCCCACGAGGGGAGTCCTGACAGGAGTGAGTTGCTCCCTggtcagtttcaaactttcgAAAGTCCGGTAGTACAAGACGTCTACCGAGCTTCCGGGGTCTACGTAGACCTTTTGACTACGTAGTTGTTGGTGAGGACTTCAATCACAAGAGGTTCATGATTGCTGGAGGCCGCAGGAACGGGGTCAGCGGGACCGTAGGTGATGACCTCGGACAGCCGAGAGCTCGGCTCGGCCACCTCCATCTCGGCCTGGCGGTAGGTCCGCTTCCGGGAGTTCTGGCTGTCTCCTCCCGTTGGTCCTCCCGCGATGGTGTTGATCACCCCTGCGATGTTGGGGCCGTAGCCCGGTGAGCCATCGCGTGGGGGCTGCTTGTCCTCCCTACGATCTTCGGGAACTCGGCAATGCATGTTCGTGTCCCGTCGGTCGtctcggcgggggcctcggttCTCCCGGTGGGAGACGCTTCGGTTGAAGCCTCCATCCTTGCGGACGAATTGCTTCAGGTATCCCTGCCGGATCAAATTTTCGATTTCCCGCTTCAGTTTATTGCAGTCTTCAGTCTCGTGCCCTACATCACGGTGGTAGGCACAGTAGAGGTTCGAGTTCCTCTTATCTCTCCTCCCCGGAATTTCGGGAGGGTTGCGGCCGAGGTGATTCTGCCTCATCACAGCCAGGACGTGGGTCCGGCTCGAATTGAGGGGCGTCAGCTCGGCGTCCGAGGTGGACGATCTGCCTTTCACGATTCGGTCGAAGACACTTCGGCGGTCTCGGGGTTGGTTTGAAGTGCCACTTGGGCCTGGTTCACCTCGGCCAGTGTCTTTCCTCCTCCGGGGATCTTGCCCCGTACGAGATGCTTGGGTTTCTCGCTTCATGCGATTTACATCTTCACTTCGGATTCCCTGGTCCACTCTTTCCCAGAGCTCCCGGAGTGTACGGGGGTACTGCCGATGGATTTCGGTGTTAAAGATCCCTGCTACTAACCCGTTGGTGAAGGCAGCAATAGTTACTTGCTCGTTCTGGTCAGGTATCTGTACATTCTCCTCGTTGAACCTTTGGGCGTACGAGCGAAGTGACTCGCCCTGACCCTGTTGCAGGTTCAAGAGGTAAGCTGAAGTTTTCGTTATTGGTCGAGACGACACAAAGCGGTGGATGAACCGGTCTATCAGCTCATCCAGAGAGGTAATGCTCCCCGGTTCTAAACTCCAGAACCACTTCCGGGCGGTCCCGTGCAGGAAGATGGGGAAAGCCCGACAGATCACGGCGTCGGGGACGCAGTAGAGTCGGAATGCGGAGATGAAGGCGCGGAGGTGATCCTCGGGGTCACCTCGACCGTCATAGGTGTGCAAATTTGGAAGCTTAAAGTTCGGGGGCACCATTTCCCCGTTGATGTCATCAGTGAAGGGCGGAGCCCTCATGTAATCAGAAGCTAGGCCTCCGGGACGCCGAGGTGGGTCCTCGGCTCGTTTTCCCAGTAGTCCCCGAGAAAACGCTCGGGAGATGGAGGCAATCTTGGAGGTTGCCTTGGATGAGACTCGCCTGGAGGTGCTCCGAGATAGACGCCCATCTTCGGAGTCCTCGCCTGAGGGCACTTCAGGGGACTTCGTCGGTCTCCTCTTGGAAGACTcggctttttcttttccctgccTTTTGAGGTACCTTCCTAGCTCCTCAAAAATGTTAGGGTTGTCTGATACAAACTCGGCCATCTTGGCGATGGCGTCCTCATTGTTGGGCTGGGTCCTTTGGGACCCTGGCTCTTCAGATATGCGGTCTTGCTGGGCACCCGAGGTCTGCCCAGCCCCAGTTGAGGGAACTCTTCCGCTTCTGGAGCGCGTGGATCTCATTTTAATAGCTATCTctttcccacagacggcgccaattgaagagGCGATTTTTGGTTGGTAGCTGAACCGACCTGAATCAGTCCTCTCTGAGATGAGGTGAGGTGAACTCCTGGATCCGAAGTCAACCTCCTTGTCCGAAGTGAATGGCGGGGTTTCTCCCCtgggatcactccgacgatcaagttagtatgagaacgagaaaTATGCTAGAGTATGAGCAAATGAACAGTGTATGCTTACTTGCTAGGAGTGTATGTGGGGTATTTATAGGAGGGTAGAGGACAGAGCGGAGAGCTCATGCTGGTGGGACCCATTCTCTGGTCATTACGGCTCTGTCCCGTGTCAGGAGGcctgactctgacactgtagccgcctGAGTGTGATGACGAAGAGTATTGAGCAGGTTCCATTAAGAGTctccagtgcttttcagataaagcactggACCTGGGTGATGTCAGGGGCCGTGACCTTATCAGCGTGCGGCCGAAGTGGGTGGTGCCGAGGTCACCTACACGGTAGGCTAGGGAAGTGGTCGAGCTCAGGGGTTATGCCCAAGATACGGATGAGCTCTGATAAGGGACGAGGTGAGTTCACCTCGGACACGCAGGatggccgaggtgagcatcctcaGTATGCTTACTTGCTAGGAGTGTATGTGGGGTATTTATAGGAGGGTAGAGGACAGAGCGGAGAGCTCATGCTGGTGGGACCCATTCTCTGGTCATTACGGCTCTGTCCCGTGTCAGGAGGcctgactctgacactgtagccgcctGAGTGTGATGACGGAGAGTATTGAGCAGGTTCCATTAAGAGTctccagtgcttttcagataaagcactggACCTGGGTGATGTCAGGGGCCGTGACCTCATCAGCGTGCGGCCGAAGTGGGTGGTGCCGAGGTCACCTACACGGTTGGCTAGGGAAGTGGCCGAGCTCAGGGGTTATGCCCAAGATACGGATGAGCTCTGATAAGGGACGAGGTGAGTTCACCTCGGACACGCAGGatggccgaggtgagcatcctcaATAAGCCCCCCAAGCCTCGGGTGCTCCGGGACTGAGAGGTGCCGAGGCTTCCTTGTGCCGAAGTCATGAAGAGTCGGGGTCCTGAGACTGCTCCGGAAGATGCGGGGACTTGACACGTGGTCGAGTCAGTTGACAGGACGTGGTCAGAGGTAACCGTCGCGTCGTGAAGTGGTGGGACGTTTCGTGCAGAGGGTGTCAGCCGAAAGGACGGGCATTAATGAGGAGAGATGGACAGAAGGGCAGGTACACGGTATCCTGAATTCGAATCGTTGCCGCCTTTTCGTATTCTGGCTGCCTCTTCGGGTTCTGGCTCTCCCCTATAAATAGGGGGTCCCTTTCATCGTATGGCCCATCACTCTCTTTCTTCGCTTGTAACTTACAAAATTCGCGAGTGTAGCCGAAGTCAATCCATTAGCCGAGATCACAGCCGAAGTCATCGTCTTCGTCCGAGATCGTAGTCAATAGTAAGTATCTTTCTTTCCCTTCATATCGTCTTTCACTCATGGCCAAAACCGCTAAGACCCATAAAGAAACTGTGACCCCGAGCTACCAGACCGAGGTGAGGCCGGATCCTGAGGAAGAAGCGACGACGTCCAGCTCTGAGGGGTCGACGCAGGGTTCTGAGAAAGGATCAGCCGAGGTGAGAGCCGACGTGACGGGCTCGGAGTTGGAGTCGTCCGGGATCAGCGAGGGTGGTTCCGAGGTCGAATACGATACCGAGCTCGGGACCGAGATACCTCATGACGAGGGTGTCCTGGAGCCAGTCGCTCCAAAGGACGTGGACAACATCGACTTCGGTCAGATGCCGAAGTTTAGAAGTCGTATAGGAAGGGATAGGACCACGAAGGTGATAAACAGGTACCCTTTCCGGTCGGGGTACGAAATTCTGCCGCCCGAGGCGAATGACACAGCCGCGAACCCCCCCTTCGGCATGGTGGCTGTCTACGTTCAACAGCTGGAGGCCGGGCTGAGGATGCCGACGTCGAGGTTCCTCCGGGACTTACTTCGTCACTTCCACGTGAGGATCACCCAACTTGCCCCGAATGCGGTCCGCATCATTGTGGGGTTCGAGATGCTGTGCCGACATCAGGAGGTGACTCCCTCCGTCGACCTCTTCCGCCGATGCTATACTCTCAAGGCACACGGGACGGATAAAGGATGGTTTTATGTTGGCAATCGAAACAATGCTATCCCGAAGTTGGTGATCGGTGCTCCCAGCTCGATCAAGAACTGGAAGCGCGACTACTTCTTCGTGTCCGGAGTGGACTTCCCGAGGGGTTTTTGGTGGAGGCCAATTAAGGCGAAGGCCGACCCCTCTGCGGGGGATGCCGAAGAGGAATCCTTCCAGAAGTTGATGAAGTCGGGACTTCGGCTGTTCAGCCATGACTACCCCGAAGCCGTGCTCGTGGATGGGGGGATAAGTCGAGCCGTGATCAATACTACCAAGCCTCCCTTCTTTTCCACTGAACTTGAGATACCTTGTAATTTTTCTTTCGTAGCTTTGCTTTCACTTCGGTTAAGGCAtatgataatatttatttttgtgcaGTGACTAAACTGTCCGAACTCGTCGTCTCTGGCTCGTCCGAAGTGGCCAAGAGGCAGAAGAGGAAGAGCACTGACGAGACATCGGCACCTCcgccaaagaagaagaagtcaCAAGGACCAGCCGCTAAGACTTCGGCGTCTAAAGGCACTCCCACCAAGGTTGGCCAGAGCAGCTCGGCCACGGCGGCTACTGGGTCCACCTCGTCTGTGCCAGAGGGAGTTCCCCTTGGAGTTGTTACAACAGTCACACCTCCTTCTGGCCGAGACAAGCAGCTGAAGCCTCCAGTTAATCCGGTGTCGGGGACCTCGCTATGGAATCGTTTCCATAGCCCCCCAGTGTTTCCCGGAGACGATAAGACGCACCCCGGCGGGCATTGGTGTCCGGACTGGAAAATTTCGGTCAACGACAGGTGCCAGCATCCTCGGGTTGCCCAAGAACTAGTGATGCACTCCCCCTTGCCGAGGGACTTggagttcatgaagaagctgaGCCCGGCCGAGATGGTTCAAAGTCTCATGGTGTCCACAGCTTCCACCTCGGCCTTTGTGGCCGAGATGGCACACCGCTACTGTGCTCTGGTCGAGGAACAGGACACCGGCAAGTTGCAGAATCAAATCTCCAAGTTGGAGAAAAAACTGTTGGTGTCCGAGTCTGAGAAGGCCGAGCTTGAAAGGCGGCTTAAGGAGGCCGAGGTGAAGGATGAGGAGGCCGTGGCTACTATCAACAGTCTCCGATCGGCCCTCGAAGAGGAGCAGAAGAGGGGGGACGAGGTGAAGGCGTCCCACGAGCAAGCTCTCGAGGGTGCCGGAGCCTCGGCCGTAGACGCTTTTCGGAAGTCCGAGG encodes:
- the LOC140005507 gene encoding uncharacterized protein; translated protein: MRSRPLTSPRSSALSEKHWRLLMEPAQYSPSSHSGGYSVRVRPPDTGQSRNDQRMGPTSMSSPLCPLPSYKYPTYTPSKSSALSEKHWRLLMEPAQYSSSSHSGGYSVRVRPPDTGQSRNDQRMGPTSMSSPLCPLPSYKYPTYTPSKGETPPFTSDKEVDFGSRSSPHLISERTDSGRFSYQPKIASSIGAVCGKEIAIKMRSTRSRSGRVPSTGAGQTSGAQQDRISEEPGSQRTQPNNEDAIAKMAEFVSDNPNIFEELGRYLKRQGKEKAESSKRRPTKSPEVPSGEDSEDGRLSRSTSRRVSSKATSKIASISRAFSRGLLGKRAEDPPRRPGGLASDYMRAPPFTDDINGEMVPPNFKLPNLHTYDGRGDPEDHLRAFISAFRLYCVPDAVICRAFPIFLHGTARKWFWSLEPGSITSLDELIDRFIHRFVSSRPITKTSAYLLNLQQGQGESLRSYAQRFNEENVQIPDQNEQVTIAAFTNGLVAGIFNTEIHRQYPRTLRELWERVDQGIRSEDVNRMKRETQASRTGQDPRRRKDTGRGEPGPSGTSNQPRDRRSVFDRIVKGRSSTSDAELTPLNSSRTHVLAVMRQNHLGRNPPEIPGRRDKRNSNLYCAYHRDVGHETEDCNKLKREIENLIRQGYLKQFVRKDGGFNRSVSHRENRGPRRDDRRDTNMHCRVPEDRREDKQPPRDGSPGYGPNIAGVINTIAGGPTGGDSQNSRKRTYRQAEMEVAEPSSRLSEVITYGPADPVPAASSNHEPLVIEVLTNNYVVKREQLTPVRTPLVGFGGHVVHPEGMLTLVVTIGRHPRCRTVPVSFAVVKADSPYNMLIGRPTLNALRAVYSTYHLSFKFPTSAGVAEISSDVGAARECYLATIQAAVTPRPSPRSEEKRPAVLSIDCIDPQKAEEPNRLEPGDEVELVVVDEAKPDQVVQVGAGLPSPLKEEMISLIKDHRDVFAWSADEVVGVPPELMIHQLNVDPQARPVRQKRRHFGPERSQAISDEVDKLLPAKMIHEVQYPAWLSNPVMVKKDTGGWRMCVDFTDLNKACPKDCYPLPRIDALVDAAMGYEILCFLDAFKGYHQIGMSEEDQEKTAFYTDRGTYCYTTMPFGLKNAGATYQRLINRLFQNQIGRNVEAYVDDILVKSLATSSFLSDVREVFGVLRDSRMKLNPKKCVFGVTSGKFLGYLVSHRGIEANPDKVKTIQDMSPPRNIREVQRLNGRLAALNRFLSQSAEKALPFFKVLKNADQFAWTEECQAAFDQLKQYLHHLPTLASPRPEEKLYLYLSAADEAVSAVLIRDEGTQVPVYYVSRALRGPETRYTQVEKLVLGLVHATRRLKPYFLAHPISVRTDQPIRQILVRPEASGRLTKWAVELGEYDLSYEPRTAIKAQALADFLAELTFTEGPESTSALPEVSTSSLWTLYVDGSSNGDGCGAGLLLEGPQGEVCSYALRFDFPATNNEAEYEALIAGLQLARKLGAQQIHVRSDSQLVVRQVIGEYEAKDETMQRYLYKVHQLTAYFKSFEIQMIPRSQNKRADALSRLASTSFSDLNKTVLVEVLSEPGYVEEAACPVHSEETWMTPFILFLGQGVLPEDRAEARKIQRKAARYALRDGELYKRSYLGPWLRCVTPEAGREVLHEIHEGLCGAHIGHRMLAKKAMLLGYFWPSLRQDSQDLVLGCPSCQVHAPERHQPSNFMVPITSPWPFEQWGTDIIGPFPKAVGGYTFLVTAVDYFTKWVEAEPLRTISGLAIQKFFWKCIICRFGIPRVIISDNGRQFDENPFKTWCENLGIKQHFTSVGHPQANGQAENFNRTLLHGLKTRLHRVGSSWVEELPSVLWSYRTTPRSATQETPFSLTYGVEAVIPAEILTPSSRLAAYAAEVNDEERQLDLDLVEERRNLASARIASYKNTLAHYYNARVRHRRFQPGDLVLRKNSVSRAEPHGKLCPKWEGPYRVVESDPKGYCKLSYRDGSLVPRSWHAENLRLYYA